One segment of Legionellales bacterium DNA contains the following:
- a CDS encoding septal ring lytic transglycosylase RlpA family protein: MIKNGKIILLFNILFFVSLAFAAYRPIHQHGLASWYGPKFNHKKTASGERFNMYQYTAASRSIPLDTLVKVKNVRNGKSIVVKVNDRGPYVHGRILDLSYGAARRLGMVGRGVTEVEITAV; encoded by the coding sequence ATGATAAAAAACGGTAAAATCATACTATTATTCAATATATTATTTTTTGTTAGCTTAGCATTTGCGGCTTATCGTCCTATTCATCAACATGGTTTGGCATCGTGGTATGGGCCAAAATTTAACCATAAAAAAACAGCGAGCGGTGAACGCTTTAACATGTATCAATACACTGCCGCAAGTCGCAGTATTCCGTTGGATACCTTAGTCAAAGTGAAAAATGTGCGTAATGGCAAATCGATTGTCGTCAAAGTTAATGATCGTGGACCTTACGTACATGGTCGAATTTTAGATCTCTCCTATGGCGCCGCCCGCCGCTTAGGCATGGTGGGACGCGGTGTCACCGAAGTCGAAATAACCGCTGTTTAA